The following are from one region of the Rosistilla carotiformis genome:
- a CDS encoding DUF1549 and DUF1553 domain-containing protein, with translation MMFRLPIALLLIVAAGSLPAQSPEFAVDVMSVLSKAGCNLGTCHGNLNGKGGLKLSLRGQNPRDDFRTLVEEARGRRVNVLAPDASLILQKATGAAAHRGGIRFDADSQEYRVIKEWLQQGAPAPSPDAAHVIQLDVTPPEAVVAAPQTDLQLKVIAQLSDGTSRDVTDRACYELSNLIAEISPGGRVTRLAQGETTLIVRYLNMQVPVSIAFIDARPEFVWDAPPINNSIDRFVWDKLKRLRINPSPLCDDNVFIRRAYLDAIGRAPTATEAQQFASDTRSDKRRRLIDELLSRTEFADYWALKWADVLRTEEKVLDENGVEIFHGWIRDAIASGRPWTEFVSDLVTGVGSTYDQPAANYYRANRDPATRGETTARLFLGTRLQCAKCHNHPFDHWTQSDYYQWSSLFSQLDYELGENKRKDKLDKNEFVGEQVVLVSKQAEVKNPTTGKVAPPKFLGGPTLDEKARKDRLQSVADWLTTEDNELFAQSQVNFIWYHLMGIGLVDPIDDFRLTNPASNPPLMRYLADHFVQQNFDLRAVVREIMNSQTYQLSALPNATNAHDQTSYSHAIVRRLPAEVLLDLQSDVLDDPAAFDGYPKGIRATQIPGVQKRRKRDARLQLGDRFLKTFGKPERILACDCERSNETTLKQVFMLIGEGLNQRLASRSNRIARLAASELSGAEIADELYWTALTRPPSDAERQRAAQLIDNASDRRTAVEDLAWALLNAKEFLFRR, from the coding sequence ATGATGTTTCGCCTTCCCATTGCCCTATTGCTGATCGTTGCTGCCGGTTCGCTGCCTGCTCAGTCGCCAGAGTTTGCTGTCGATGTGATGTCGGTGTTGTCCAAAGCGGGCTGCAATCTGGGAACCTGCCACGGCAATCTCAATGGCAAAGGGGGGCTGAAGCTGTCGCTGCGTGGACAGAATCCACGCGATGACTTCCGGACTCTGGTCGAAGAAGCGCGCGGCCGACGCGTCAACGTGTTGGCTCCCGATGCGAGTTTGATCCTGCAGAAGGCGACGGGGGCTGCGGCGCATCGCGGCGGGATTCGCTTCGATGCCGATTCGCAGGAGTACCGCGTGATCAAAGAGTGGTTGCAACAAGGAGCTCCGGCACCTTCGCCCGATGCCGCTCATGTGATCCAGTTGGATGTGACGCCACCGGAAGCTGTCGTCGCCGCGCCGCAGACCGATCTGCAATTGAAGGTTATCGCGCAACTGTCCGACGGCACGTCGCGCGATGTCACCGATCGCGCCTGCTATGAATTGTCGAACTTGATCGCGGAGATCAGCCCCGGCGGCCGAGTCACTCGACTCGCCCAAGGCGAAACCACGCTGATCGTTCGCTATTTGAACATGCAAGTTCCGGTCTCGATCGCATTCATCGATGCCCGTCCCGAATTCGTCTGGGACGCGCCACCGATCAATAATTCGATTGATCGTTTCGTCTGGGACAAACTGAAACGTCTGCGGATCAATCCGTCGCCGCTGTGCGATGACAACGTCTTCATCCGCCGCGCGTATTTGGATGCGATCGGACGAGCTCCAACGGCGACCGAGGCACAACAGTTTGCAAGCGATACGCGATCGGACAAACGCCGGCGTCTGATCGACGAGCTGTTATCGCGGACTGAATTTGCAGACTACTGGGCACTCAAGTGGGCCGACGTCCTGCGAACCGAAGAGAAGGTTCTCGATGAAAACGGTGTCGAGATTTTTCATGGCTGGATTCGCGATGCGATCGCATCGGGACGCCCTTGGACTGAATTTGTCAGCGACCTTGTGACGGGAGTTGGCAGCACGTACGACCAGCCCGCGGCGAATTACTACCGGGCCAATCGCGATCCGGCGACGCGTGGCGAGACGACGGCGCGGCTGTTCTTGGGAACGCGGCTGCAGTGTGCCAAGTGCCACAACCATCCGTTTGATCATTGGACGCAGAGCGATTATTACCAGTGGTCGAGTCTGTTTTCGCAGCTCGATTACGAACTGGGGGAAAACAAACGGAAGGACAAGCTGGACAAAAACGAGTTTGTCGGCGAACAGGTCGTGCTGGTCTCGAAGCAGGCGGAAGTCAAGAATCCCACGACCGGCAAGGTCGCTCCCCCGAAGTTCTTGGGCGGACCGACGTTAGATGAAAAGGCGCGCAAGGATCGTTTGCAATCGGTCGCGGATTGGTTGACGACCGAGGACAACGAACTGTTCGCCCAGTCGCAGGTCAACTTCATCTGGTATCACCTGATGGGGATCGGGCTTGTCGATCCGATCGACGATTTCCGATTGACCAATCCCGCAAGCAACCCGCCACTGATGCGGTATCTTGCCGATCACTTCGTGCAACAGAACTTCGATCTCCGCGCGGTGGTCCGCGAGATCATGAACTCGCAGACCTACCAGTTGTCGGCGCTCCCCAACGCCACCAACGCGCACGATCAAACCAGTTACTCCCACGCGATCGTGCGACGCTTGCCGGCTGAAGTGCTGCTCGATTTGCAGAGCGATGTGTTGGACGATCCAGCAGCGTTTGATGGGTATCCCAAGGGGATTCGCGCGACGCAGATTCCCGGTGTTCAGAAGCGGCGCAAACGGGACGCGAGGCTTCAGTTGGGGGATCGGTTCTTGAAAACGTTTGGCAAACCGGAGCGGATCCTGGCCTGCGATTGCGAACGTTCCAACGAAACGACGCTCAAGCAGGTCTTCATGTTGATCGGCGAAGGACTGAATCAACGTCTGGCGTCGCGCAGCAACCGGATCGCCCGCTTGGCGGCATCGGAACTCAGCGGAGCCGAGATCGCCGATGAACTCTACTGGACCGCGCTGACACGTCCGCCGAGCGACGCCGAACGCCAACGGGCGGCGCAGTTGATCGACAACGCGTCGGATCGACGTACCGCCGTCGAAGACCTCGCCTGGGCGCTGCTGAACGCCAAAGAGTTTTTGTTCCGGCGATAG
- a CDS encoding GIY-YIG nuclease family protein yields MNEPQKVTRYCPECKTKVTAEEQRFATPQICPKCKTRVLFVDYFNVRPELPPVLVEFVGSGTPLSQPKVQLVGLVAVVALAIAFIGAAFSGISIGLFIVAGATFVLGLAGGAYWLDHGTKTNQLRQSYRDLMQTAEQLHRQQTALVQQCHGFQSNFEQLIAVETATIQQQHAKLLADAATDRENAANEWSAVQVRVSEAMDEAKTEIASYEAAAAAIATRYLTEVRKGIKSKLNSNNYHKMLETYEKAVEFCGKKGYPVAPEIYESVKAELKEDYAEAVRKEVQRAEQARIREQIKEEQKAERELEREMKRIAAERQAIEKALAEALAQTQDEHSAEVEELRRRLQEAESKGQRALSMAQQTKSGHVYVISNIGSFGDQVFKIGMSRRLDPMDRIKELGDASVPFPFDVHMMLESSNAPALENALHRAFHDRRVNGVNLRKEFFRVSIQEIIDLVEGLQDDEQHTIPFTAGPFTIEPEADQYHATLAMTDEDRDMIDSTYESEADTANA; encoded by the coding sequence ATGAACGAACCACAAAAAGTCACACGCTATTGCCCCGAGTGCAAAACGAAGGTTACTGCGGAGGAACAAAGGTTTGCGACCCCGCAAATCTGCCCGAAATGCAAGACCCGCGTGCTGTTCGTCGATTACTTCAACGTCCGGCCCGAGCTCCCCCCTGTATTGGTCGAGTTTGTCGGCTCCGGCACTCCGTTGAGTCAACCCAAGGTGCAACTGGTTGGCTTAGTTGCAGTTGTCGCCCTAGCAATTGCTTTCATCGGCGCGGCGTTCTCGGGGATTTCCATCGGGTTGTTCATCGTTGCAGGTGCTACCTTCGTACTGGGACTTGCGGGGGGCGCGTACTGGTTAGATCACGGCACCAAAACTAACCAACTGCGGCAATCCTATCGCGACCTGATGCAAACGGCGGAACAATTGCATCGCCAACAGACCGCACTTGTACAGCAATGCCACGGTTTTCAATCGAATTTTGAACAACTCATCGCTGTGGAAACCGCGACGATTCAGCAACAGCATGCCAAACTATTGGCCGATGCGGCCACCGATCGCGAGAATGCCGCCAATGAATGGTCTGCTGTTCAAGTTCGCGTGTCAGAAGCAATGGACGAGGCAAAGACCGAGATCGCCTCGTACGAGGCCGCCGCCGCAGCAATCGCAACCAGATATCTGACCGAAGTTCGCAAAGGAATCAAATCCAAACTCAATTCCAACAACTACCACAAGATGCTTGAGACGTATGAAAAAGCGGTCGAGTTTTGCGGCAAGAAAGGATATCCGGTTGCTCCCGAAATTTATGAGTCCGTCAAAGCAGAACTAAAGGAAGACTATGCAGAAGCCGTTCGCAAGGAAGTTCAGCGGGCCGAGCAGGCACGAATTAGAGAACAAATAAAAGAAGAACAAAAAGCCGAACGAGAACTCGAACGCGAAATGAAACGGATCGCCGCGGAACGCCAAGCCATTGAAAAGGCCTTGGCGGAAGCGTTAGCACAAACTCAAGACGAGCATTCCGCTGAAGTGGAAGAATTACGACGTCGACTGCAGGAAGCCGAGTCGAAGGGCCAACGCGCCCTGTCGATGGCTCAGCAAACCAAATCGGGGCACGTGTACGTGATTAGCAACATCGGCAGTTTCGGCGATCAAGTCTTCAAGATCGGAATGTCGAGGCGACTTGATCCCATGGACCGCATCAAAGAACTTGGCGACGCATCGGTTCCCTTCCCGTTCGACGTCCACATGATGCTGGAAAGTTCCAATGCGCCGGCTTTGGAAAACGCCCTCCATCGCGCGTTCCATGATCGCAGAGTCAACGGAGTCAACCTACGCAAAGAGTTCTTCCGCGTCTCGATTCAAGAGATCATTGATCTCGTCGAAGGCCTGCAAGACGACGAACAACACACCATCCCCTTCACTGCGGGTCCATTCACGATCGAACCCGAAGCCGATCAATATCACGCAACACTTGCGATGACCGACGAAGACAGAGATATGATCGATTCGACCTATGAGTCTGAAGCAGATACTGCCAATGCATGA
- the bcp gene encoding thioredoxin-dependent thiol peroxidase, producing MSDWIEAGQKAPAFHLASDEGGKIRLSSLKGSPVVLYFYPKDDTPGCTKEACAFRDRSEEIKELGATVLGVSPDDTASHAKFRTKYELNFPLLADPDHKVAEAYGAWREKNMYGKISMGIQRSTFVIDAEGKVAKVWKRVKVDGHDQHVIDAIKALTEA from the coding sequence ATGTCAGACTGGATCGAAGCAGGCCAGAAGGCTCCCGCGTTTCATTTGGCTAGCGACGAAGGGGGCAAGATCCGTTTGTCCAGCTTGAAGGGGAGCCCTGTGGTCCTCTACTTCTATCCCAAAGACGACACGCCCGGTTGCACCAAAGAAGCGTGCGCCTTCCGCGATCGCAGCGAAGAGATCAAGGAATTGGGTGCGACCGTGTTGGGCGTGAGCCCCGATGACACCGCTTCGCACGCCAAGTTCCGCACCAAATACGAACTCAACTTTCCGCTGTTGGCCGATCCCGACCACAAAGTCGCCGAAGCGTATGGAGCGTGGCGAGAAAAGAACATGTACGGCAAAATAAGCATGGGAATCCAACGCTCGACATTTGTGATCGATGCCGAAGGCAAAGTGGCCAAAGTTTGGAAGCGTGTCAAAGTCGACGGTCACGATCAGCACGTGATCGACGCGATCAAAGCATTGACCGAAGCTTAA
- a CDS encoding SWIM zinc finger family protein — translation MISIDQTFVDSEAPNSNAISNGRGLLVKGKFVALHKSDDETILFGECSGSGRTNYHCSCDFITPGKVTYRCSCPSRQFPCKHCIGLMYAFTDGKPFAVASVPEDLAAKREKLEQRVEKKKADATKPRKVNKSALKKKIQAQLDGLTLLEQLTHELIRTGMGNTNAKTAKNIEQQAKQLGNAYLPGAQSALHAYTKLFSGDDGGFDSSVAPQQREAIYSQALDQLTQLNALIKNGRSYLNDRLADPELAAETQSTIAAWLGHAWQLRELKEAGLVQENAELIQLAFNSYDDIARRELVDTGIWMNLGDGQIGLTLNFRPYKALKFVKAEDSFFQIAQVPELCLYPGDINPRIRWDALTPRPVEASDLQAVRRHAHSDFATILKTIKTHLKSPLADRRPIVALNYAQIGKVGDDLVVEDAAKTRIVFTETGQAEEPASCHLLQLLPPEMFQNQTLIGRFHHDLRARTLRVKPLSIVTASQVFRLTF, via the coding sequence ATGATTTCAATCGACCAAACGTTTGTAGATTCGGAGGCGCCCAACAGTAACGCGATCAGTAACGGGCGCGGTTTGTTGGTCAAAGGAAAGTTCGTCGCGCTGCATAAGAGCGATGACGAGACGATCCTGTTTGGCGAGTGTAGCGGCAGCGGACGGACGAACTATCACTGCTCGTGCGACTTCATCACGCCGGGCAAAGTCACCTACCGCTGCTCCTGTCCCAGCCGTCAGTTTCCCTGTAAGCATTGCATCGGGCTGATGTATGCCTTTACCGACGGCAAGCCATTCGCTGTGGCTTCGGTTCCCGAAGACCTTGCCGCCAAGCGGGAGAAGTTGGAACAGCGGGTGGAGAAAAAGAAAGCCGATGCGACCAAGCCTCGGAAGGTCAACAAGTCGGCTCTAAAGAAGAAGATCCAAGCTCAATTGGACGGCCTGACGCTGCTGGAACAATTGACTCACGAATTGATTCGCACGGGGATGGGGAACACCAACGCCAAGACTGCGAAGAACATCGAACAACAAGCCAAACAACTGGGGAACGCCTATCTGCCCGGCGCCCAATCGGCGCTGCACGCTTATACGAAACTGTTCTCTGGCGACGACGGCGGCTTTGATTCCTCGGTCGCACCACAGCAGCGCGAAGCGATCTACAGCCAGGCGTTGGATCAATTGACTCAATTAAACGCGTTGATCAAAAACGGCCGCAGCTATCTGAACGATCGACTGGCCGACCCCGAACTCGCCGCGGAGACGCAGTCGACGATTGCGGCTTGGCTGGGGCATGCGTGGCAGTTACGTGAGTTAAAAGAGGCGGGGCTGGTTCAAGAAAATGCCGAACTGATTCAACTCGCCTTCAACTCCTACGACGACATCGCGCGGCGGGAACTTGTCGACACCGGAATCTGGATGAATCTAGGGGACGGCCAGATCGGACTGACTCTAAATTTCCGGCCTTACAAAGCCCTGAAATTTGTCAAAGCGGAGGACAGCTTTTTTCAGATCGCTCAAGTTCCTGAACTCTGCCTATATCCGGGGGACATCAATCCGCGAATCCGTTGGGACGCGCTCACGCCACGCCCCGTTGAGGCTTCCGATTTGCAAGCCGTCCGCCGGCACGCGCACAGCGATTTCGCCACCATCCTGAAGACGATCAAGACGCATCTGAAGTCGCCGCTGGCTGACCGGCGACCGATCGTGGCACTAAACTATGCTCAGATCGGCAAGGTTGGCGACGATCTGGTCGTCGAAGATGCCGCCAAGACGCGGATCGTGTTCACCGAAACGGGACAGGCCGAAGAGCCGGCCAGTTGTCATTTGTTGCAGTTGCTGCCGCCGGAGATGTTCCAAAACCAGACCTTGATCGGCCGCTTCCATCACGACCTGCGAGCCCGTACGCTGCGAGTGAAACCACTGAGTATCGTGACCGCCAGCCAAGTCTTCCGATTGACGTTTTAA
- a CDS encoding helix-turn-helix transcriptional regulator — MSMGTQRTRHPRLLRLIALERRDETIKTLAKSLGVGEKTVRRDIAGLRQLPFAIQEYAEQNGRKTYSLSRDAIEQVRFTYDEAFSLMICQAGTSGFEHMLIGDASRSAFEKIRVALGGNRADYFERISPWLLCSPGDGNCHERPSTRRNHAGDWRERSDLHRQPLSLLDRACHADRHDRNQKLHPQLRPSRRCHRTRVTW; from the coding sequence ATGAGCATGGGAACGCAGCGGACGCGTCATCCTCGTTTACTTCGGTTGATTGCGCTCGAACGACGCGACGAGACCATCAAGACGCTGGCGAAATCATTGGGCGTCGGTGAGAAAACGGTCCGCCGAGACATCGCGGGGCTGCGTCAGCTCCCGTTCGCGATTCAAGAGTACGCGGAGCAGAACGGTCGCAAGACCTACAGTTTGTCCCGCGATGCGATCGAGCAGGTGCGGTTCACCTACGACGAAGCGTTCTCGTTGATGATCTGCCAGGCCGGCACCAGCGGTTTCGAACACATGTTGATCGGCGACGCCTCTCGCTCGGCATTTGAGAAGATCCGAGTCGCACTTGGCGGCAACCGAGCCGATTATTTTGAGCGGATCTCCCCGTGGCTCCTCTGCTCGCCAGGGGATGGGAATTGCCACGAGCGACCGAGTACTCGACGCAATCACGCTGGGGATTGGAGAGAGCGGAGCGACCTTCATCGCCAACCGCTCAGCCTGCTCGATCGAGCCTGTCACGCTGACCGGCACGATCGAAATCAAAAGCTACATCCTCAGCTTCGGCCCAGCCGCCGATGTCATCGAACCCGAGTCACTTGGTAA
- a CDS encoding BON domain-containing protein, with product MKHLITISILLTAPGLVASVHAQGNAGNAGGNLSTTGQVAGGELATIDVESAFAGGVQRDGTIGASGSTVPAFSTQGQAAQGTTGARSTALGGGAMGGAFGGAFNQLFGAGAQGQSQSNQKTFRTRLRGEIEVDRPSVASRQSTIQNRLVNLPVAARMTGVRLKMNDRTAVLTGNVKTEKDRRMAEMLMRLEPGVSKVDNRLIVEGMGELIPPGTAE from the coding sequence ATGAAGCATCTGATCACCATCAGCATCCTGCTGACAGCACCTGGATTGGTCGCGAGCGTCCACGCTCAAGGCAACGCCGGCAATGCGGGTGGAAACCTGTCGACGACCGGACAAGTCGCCGGTGGCGAACTGGCGACGATCGACGTGGAGTCGGCGTTTGCCGGGGGCGTGCAGCGCGATGGCACGATCGGTGCCTCCGGGAGCACCGTCCCGGCCTTCAGCACTCAAGGCCAAGCGGCTCAAGGTACCACCGGGGCGCGATCGACCGCGCTGGGTGGCGGTGCGATGGGGGGAGCCTTTGGCGGGGCGTTCAATCAATTGTTTGGTGCGGGGGCTCAAGGCCAGTCGCAATCGAACCAGAAAACCTTCCGCACGCGTCTGCGTGGCGAAATCGAAGTCGACCGTCCGAGTGTCGCTTCGCGGCAATCGACGATTCAAAATCGTTTGGTCAATCTGCCCGTTGCCGCTCGCATGACGGGAGTTCGTTTGAAAATGAACGACCGCACCGCCGTGTTGACCGGCAACGTGAAGACGGAAAAAGATCGTCGCATGGCCGAGATGCTGATGCGGCTGGAACCGGGCGTTTCGAAAGTCGACAACCGCTTGATCGTCGAAGGGATGGGCGAACTGATCCCACCCGGTACGGCTGAATAG
- a CDS encoding M90 family metallopeptidase has translation MIFSWIAQRRRDRIRRQPMRSDWSQIIDRNVAYVHRLNHDERAKLESDALVFIAEKNWEGCKGLTMNDEIQVTIAAHISLLCLGFTDQFFDMVQSILVYPDVYTAKSHTSIGSGVLMEGVSHREGEAWYRGPVILSWADVLEDGDRDNDGNNLVLHEFAHQLDMLNGRVVDGTPPLETQAQFDRWQTLIEREYEQLVSDCQYGRSHVINSYGAEHISEFFAVATETFFERPLSFRARHPELYEIFSQYYRQNPAARFDG, from the coding sequence ATGATTTTTAGCTGGATTGCACAGCGGCGGCGCGACCGCATCCGTCGCCAACCGATGCGCAGCGATTGGTCGCAGATCATCGATCGCAATGTCGCATATGTGCATCGCTTAAACCACGACGAGCGAGCCAAGCTCGAATCGGACGCGCTCGTTTTCATCGCGGAAAAAAATTGGGAAGGCTGCAAGGGCCTTACCATGAACGATGAGATTCAGGTCACGATTGCAGCTCATATCAGCCTGCTGTGCCTCGGTTTCACCGACCAATTCTTCGACATGGTTCAATCGATCCTTGTCTACCCCGATGTCTATACGGCCAAGAGTCACACGTCGATCGGATCGGGAGTCCTGATGGAAGGCGTCTCGCATCGCGAGGGAGAAGCCTGGTATCGCGGCCCAGTCATCCTTTCCTGGGCCGATGTTTTGGAAGATGGCGACCGCGACAATGATGGCAACAATCTGGTGCTGCATGAATTTGCACACCAATTGGATATGCTCAACGGACGCGTCGTCGACGGAACGCCGCCACTGGAAACGCAAGCTCAGTTCGACCGCTGGCAGACGCTCATCGAGCGCGAGTACGAGCAATTGGTATCCGATTGCCAATACGGACGCTCTCACGTGATCAACAGCTACGGTGCCGAACACATCAGCGAATTCTTCGCCGTCGCTACCGAAACCTTCTTCGAACGCCCGCTATCGTTCCGCGCCCGACATCCGGAACTGTACGAGATCTTCTCGCAATACTATCGCCAAAATCCCGCCGCGCGTTTCGACGGCTAG
- a CDS encoding cytochrome c family protein — translation MLFASLCHKRVVFVGVIVLFVVAGAVFGTTRGDQTGHVPPAITPMDPNLVLGYSTCAKCHPNEIEVWKGTPHYATFEELHRRPEAKQIAQKLGVSSIKYDGRCISCHYTQKTENGEVSAISGISCESCHGPAKNWIDLHYNYGGAGITRESESKEHREKRIADSIAAGMRNPHNIYTMAQSCMKCHTVPDEELVNVGGHSSGSLDFEMVSWSEGMVRHRFLAGGGTHNAKHTADELNLLFVSGMIADLEFSLRATSNATSKSTYGYTVAKRASAVAKRLASVYKKTQIPLLREIIETYMSVPLSINNADALNDAADKIAKLGYQFAEEHTGAELTAIQPYVPGEERWLQQR, via the coding sequence GTGTTGTTTGCCAGTCTTTGCCACAAGCGTGTTGTGTTTGTTGGGGTGATCGTGTTGTTCGTTGTTGCCGGAGCTGTCTTTGGCACAACGCGTGGCGATCAGACCGGACATGTTCCACCCGCGATCACGCCGATGGATCCGAACCTGGTGCTCGGGTACTCCACGTGCGCGAAGTGCCATCCCAACGAGATCGAAGTTTGGAAGGGAACGCCTCACTACGCAACGTTCGAAGAACTGCATCGTCGTCCCGAAGCGAAGCAGATCGCGCAGAAGTTGGGCGTTTCGTCGATCAAATACGACGGCCGTTGCATCTCGTGCCACTACACGCAGAAAACGGAGAACGGCGAAGTCTCCGCGATTTCCGGGATCTCTTGCGAATCGTGCCACGGGCCTGCAAAGAACTGGATCGATCTCCATTACAACTATGGCGGCGCCGGGATCACGCGTGAAAGTGAATCCAAAGAGCATCGCGAGAAACGGATCGCCGACAGTATCGCCGCCGGGATGCGGAATCCGCACAACATCTACACGATGGCGCAAAGCTGTATGAAGTGCCACACCGTTCCCGATGAGGAACTAGTCAACGTCGGCGGACACAGCAGCGGCAGCCTCGATTTCGAAATGGTCTCATGGTCTGAAGGAATGGTACGACATCGCTTCTTGGCCGGCGGCGGAACTCACAACGCCAAGCACACGGCCGATGAGTTGAATCTGTTGTTCGTTAGCGGGATGATCGCCGATCTGGAATTCAGCTTGCGAGCCACCAGCAATGCGACCTCCAAAAGCACCTACGGTTACACCGTTGCAAAGCGTGCCTCGGCAGTCGCCAAACGCCTCGCCTCGGTCTACAAAAAGACACAGATTCCTCTGTTGCGAGAGATCATCGAAACCTACATGTCGGTGCCGCTGAGCATCAACAATGCCGACGCGCTGAACGATGCGGCTGACAAGATCGCGAAGCTCGGTTATCAGTTTGCCGAAGAACATACCGGCGCCGAACTGACAGCCATCCAGCCCTACGTACCGGGCGAAGAACGTTGGCTACAGCAGCGATAG
- a CDS encoding type II toxin-antitoxin system VapC family toxin: MFLLDTDHVSVLQRATGHSFEQLIRRLQSVPEENVFLSIVTFHERFRGWTSLIAKAKTDASVVLAYQRLRETLQEFSDVQLADFDDAAAKVFASYRSQKIRIGTMDLRIASIAIANDLTLLTRNTVDFVRVPNLRFEDWTAA; encoded by the coding sequence GTGTTTCTTCTGGACACCGATCATGTGAGTGTCTTGCAGCGTGCCACAGGTCACTCGTTTGAGCAGCTGATACGCCGCCTTCAAAGCGTGCCCGAAGAGAATGTCTTTCTGTCGATCGTTACATTTCACGAACGTTTTCGTGGTTGGACCAGTTTGATTGCCAAAGCAAAGACCGATGCGAGCGTTGTTTTAGCGTATCAGCGATTGAGAGAAACATTGCAAGAGTTCTCCGACGTGCAGTTGGCCGATTTTGATGACGCGGCAGCCAAAGTCTTTGCCTCATATCGGTCCCAAAAGATTCGCATTGGAACGATGGACCTGCGGATCGCATCGATCGCGATCGCCAACGATCTGACCCTGCTGACTCGCAACACCGTCGATTTTGTTCGAGTGCCGAACCTGCGGTTCGAAGATTGGACGGCTGCCTGA